The following are encoded together in the Deltaproteobacteria bacterium genome:
- a CDS encoding helix-turn-helix transcriptional regulator, whose amino-acid sequence MRARDDLSQVAFAKKVGISRQYLCDVEKGRRLVSPEQAARFAKAFGHPPRVLVQLALQDAVTASGLKLRVAVEAA is encoded by the coding sequence CTGCGTGCTCGTGACGACCTGTCTCAGGTGGCCTTTGCCAAGAAGGTCGGAATCTCTCGCCAGTACCTCTGTGACGTGGAGAAGGGCCGGCGCCTCGTCAGCCCCGAGCAGGCCGCGCGGTTCGCAAAGGCCTTCGGGCACCCACCGCGCGTGCTCGTTCAGCTCGCGCTTCAGGACGCCGTGACCGCGAGCGGGCTGAAGCTCAGGGTCGCCGTGGAAGCTGCCTGA
- a CDS encoding serine/threonine protein kinase gives MKRTRDRSSRNRDLHAGKGAGATSGSGETRRRAAGGASRAKRGLSDSADTGARPLDLHSRATASTVRAKSPHTRRPGGTDTARATLIFAAAGRQDADPPVPAGTTFARKYFLKHLLGQGAMGAVYLAHDLLLEREVAVKILLPVHAADPELVDSFQNEAVAMASVRHINVVQIYTSGQCDGLLFFVMEYMPGHSVAALIRELFGCGESLALDTVVNIVDQVSLGLAAMHERGIFHGDVKPANMLMDENSHVAIADFGLVGSSKTPTHSAHAEHPRLVSGGTPLYIAPELIGGRAIPPEERHLCDVYSLGVSVFEMFTGQGPFQGRTIKKILKGHLVAPPPKLTKLRPDLPSAINPVIRRALAKQPRKRYPSCEELAFAVSRAVQDRAA, from the coding sequence ATGAAACGAACTCGCGATCGTTCCTCGCGTAACCGCGACCTGCACGCCGGGAAGGGCGCGGGGGCCACCTCCGGCTCGGGCGAGACCAGAAGGCGTGCCGCCGGCGGAGCCTCTCGGGCGAAGAGAGGCCTCTCCGACAGCGCGGACACGGGGGCACGACCGCTCGACCTCCATTCGAGGGCGACCGCCTCCACGGTGCGAGCCAAATCGCCCCACACGCGCCGCCCGGGTGGCACGGATACGGCCAGAGCCACCCTGATCTTCGCGGCCGCCGGACGTCAAGACGCGGACCCGCCCGTTCCGGCCGGCACCACCTTCGCGAGGAAGTACTTTCTCAAGCACCTGCTCGGTCAGGGGGCGATGGGGGCAGTCTACCTGGCGCACGACCTGCTCCTCGAACGCGAGGTGGCGGTCAAGATCCTCCTGCCCGTCCATGCGGCCGACCCGGAGCTCGTGGACTCCTTCCAGAACGAGGCGGTGGCGATGGCCAGCGTCCGGCACATCAACGTGGTGCAGATCTACACCTCGGGTCAGTGCGATGGGCTGCTCTTCTTCGTGATGGAGTACATGCCCGGACACTCGGTGGCTGCCCTGATCCGAGAGCTCTTCGGCTGTGGTGAGAGCCTCGCCCTGGACACGGTCGTCAACATCGTGGACCAGGTCTCGCTGGGCCTCGCAGCGATGCACGAGCGCGGCATCTTCCACGGCGACGTCAAGCCGGCCAACATGCTCATGGACGAAAACAGCCACGTCGCGATAGCGGATTTTGGCCTCGTCGGGTCGTCGAAGACGCCGACTCACAGCGCGCACGCCGAGCACCCCCGTCTCGTGTCGGGCGGCACGCCGCTCTACATCGCCCCCGAGCTGATCGGCGGCCGAGCCATCCCCCCCGAGGAGCGCCACCTGTGCGACGTGTACTCGCTTGGCGTGTCCGTCTTCGAGATGTTCACCGGGCAGGGGCCGTTTCAGGGGCGCACGATCAAGAAGATACTGAAGGGGCACCTCGTTGCACCTCCGCCGAAGCTGACGAAGCTGCGCCCCGATCTACCGTCTGCGATCAATCCGGTGATCCGACGCGCGCTGGCGAAGCAACCGCGGAAACGCTACCCGAGCTGCGAGGAGCTCGCCTTCGCGGTCAGTCGCGCGGTGCAGGATCGGGCGGCGTAG
- a CDS encoding MFS transporter — protein MTPPSRRWLVLVSYMLVAALSQALWLNFAPLLSLVQKTYGVSELVASTLVMVFPLLYVLVSVPAGTLTDRKGYRFTIGLGAVLMALCSALRIYDRSFAALLAGQIGVALAQPLVVNGITKLVADWFEERQGALATGLGTMGMFLGMAAGMAATPPLVEALGLRGAMIAFTGASVAVAGLFLALVRPNPRGPAAASSDTAPRGMRQLLRDRDLLLVCLLGFVGLGFFNGLTTWLEQILAPNGVSAVDAGMVGGMLVIGGIVGAVVIPALSDRFRRRKPFVLLCTAVALATVYPLCASGHYATLLVLAALLGFFFLPAYALLLEMSAELAGPAQAGSATGLLMLAGNAGGVAVIVSMQAVKGDAPTYRAAVFLLLGLLATGLLVAALVRETYRRRTAE, from the coding sequence ATGACCCCGCCTTCCCGCCGCTGGCTCGTCCTCGTGAGCTACATGCTGGTGGCCGCGCTGAGCCAGGCGCTTTGGCTCAACTTCGCGCCGCTCCTGTCCCTGGTGCAGAAGACCTACGGGGTGAGCGAGCTCGTGGCCAGCACCCTGGTCATGGTCTTTCCCCTGCTCTACGTGCTGGTCTCGGTGCCGGCCGGGACGCTGACCGACCGGAAAGGCTATCGCTTCACCATCGGGCTCGGCGCGGTGCTGATGGCGCTCTGCTCCGCGCTGCGAATCTACGATCGAAGCTTCGCCGCGCTTCTGGCCGGCCAGATCGGCGTCGCCCTGGCGCAGCCGCTGGTGGTCAACGGAATCACGAAGCTCGTGGCCGACTGGTTCGAGGAGCGGCAGGGGGCCCTGGCCACCGGGCTCGGCACCATGGGCATGTTCTTGGGCATGGCCGCGGGGATGGCCGCCACGCCCCCACTAGTGGAGGCGCTCGGGCTGCGAGGCGCGATGATCGCCTTCACCGGGGCGAGCGTCGCCGTGGCGGGCCTCTTCCTCGCGCTCGTGCGGCCGAACCCGCGCGGCCCGGCCGCGGCGTCGAGCGACACGGCACCCCGCGGGATGCGCCAGCTCCTTCGCGACCGGGACCTGCTCCTCGTCTGCCTGCTGGGCTTCGTGGGGCTCGGCTTCTTCAACGGCCTGACCACCTGGCTCGAGCAGATCCTGGCACCCAACGGGGTGAGCGCCGTGGACGCCGGCATGGTAGGCGGGATGCTCGTGATCGGCGGCATCGTCGGCGCGGTGGTGATTCCGGCCCTGTCGGACCGCTTTCGTCGACGCAAGCCCTTCGTCCTGCTCTGCACCGCCGTCGCGCTGGCCACGGTCTACCCGCTCTGCGCGAGCGGCCACTACGCGACGCTCCTCGTGCTGGCCGCGCTCCTCGGCTTCTTCTTCCTGCCGGCCTACGCCCTGCTCCTCGAGATGTCGGCCGAGCTCGCGGGCCCCGCGCAGGCCGGCTCCGCGACGGGGCTCCTCATGCTGGCGGGAAACGCGGGCGGCGTGGCGGTGATCGTTTCCATGCAGGCGGTCAAAGGCGACGCCCCCACCTATCGGGCGGCGGTCTTCCTGCTGCTCGGCCTGCTCGCGACCGGACTTCTGGTCGCGGCGCTGGTCCGCGAGACGTACCGCAGGCGGACGGCGGAGTGA
- a CDS encoding serine/threonine-protein phosphatase — MVNLVAYGQTDVGLVRPTNEDAFVIADLTDRRPVEKRSVARFKVGERGVLLAVSDGMGGERAGEVASTMVIESMRRSMTVLPSIEPIHEIVEQSAEAANREVWTAAQRPELTGMGATLTALHFHGTSVYIAEVGDSRAYLLRGGCLVQVTRDQSYVQMLIDSGALTPEQAETAPLRNVILQAMGVKADVSVALGRLELRQRDCFLLCSDGLSNKVSASEMQQVMLAAPTIEVACTTLINLAKQRGGEDNITVLIGVVSGDLPPLVEGETVAETLQILQEAPELGALGVTGA; from the coding sequence ATGGTAAATCTCGTCGCTTACGGACAAACGGACGTCGGTCTGGTACGGCCGACGAATGAGGACGCCTTCGTCATCGCCGATCTGACGGACCGCCGTCCGGTCGAGAAGAGATCGGTCGCGCGTTTCAAGGTGGGCGAGCGGGGCGTGCTGCTGGCCGTGTCGGATGGGATGGGGGGCGAGCGTGCCGGCGAGGTCGCCAGCACGATGGTCATCGAGTCCATGCGGCGATCGATGACGGTGCTGCCGAGCATCGAGCCGATCCACGAGATCGTCGAGCAGTCGGCGGAGGCGGCGAACCGCGAGGTCTGGACCGCCGCACAGCGGCCGGAGCTCACGGGCATGGGCGCCACGCTCACGGCCCTGCACTTCCACGGAACGTCGGTATACATCGCCGAGGTCGGTGACTCGCGCGCCTACCTGCTGCGCGGCGGGTGTCTGGTCCAGGTGACGCGCGACCAGAGTTACGTCCAGATGCTGATCGACTCGGGGGCGCTGACGCCGGAGCAAGCCGAGACCGCGCCGCTCAGGAACGTCATCCTGCAAGCCATGGGCGTGAAGGCGGACGTGTCGGTCGCGCTCGGTCGGCTGGAGCTGCGCCAGCGCGACTGCTTCCTGCTCTGCTCGGACGGGCTGTCGAACAAGGTGTCGGCTTCCGAGATGCAGCAGGTGATGCTCGCCGCGCCCACCATCGAGGTGGCGTGCACGACCCTCATCAACCTAGCGAAGCAGCGCGGTGGGGAGGACAACATCACGGTGCTCATCGGCGTGGTGAGCGGCGACCTGCCTCCGCTCGTGGAGGGTGAGACCGTCGCCGAGACGCTCCAGATCCTGCAGGAGGCGCCCGAGCTCGGTGCTCTCGGGGTCACCGGCGCCTGA